A single Marinilabiliales bacterium DNA region contains:
- a CDS encoding SDR family oxidoreductase, translating to MTERWRLKGMRALVTGGTKGIGLAVATELASLGAEVFIVARKQDDIIAITGNLGSSSGMACDISDKVQRKKLVATLMEKWDSLDILVNNAGMNIRKPTVEYSDKEYDTIVNTNLRSAWDLCRKLHPLLKRSQQGNIVNISSVAGQTSVRTGVVYGMTKSAMIHMTKYLAAEWAPDNIRVNAVAPWYISTPLAGAVLGDNKYKEEVLSRTPLKKIGDPADVAAAVAFLCMPAASYITGQTINVDGGFTINGF from the coding sequence ATGACTGAACGGTGGAGACTTAAAGGAATGCGTGCCCTGGTAACAGGGGGAACAAAAGGGATCGGACTGGCTGTAGCCACTGAGCTCGCATCACTTGGTGCCGAAGTATTCATAGTTGCAAGGAAACAGGATGATATCATCGCCATTACAGGCAATCTCGGGAGTTCTAGCGGGATGGCCTGCGATATAAGCGACAAAGTGCAGCGGAAAAAACTTGTAGCAACCCTGATGGAGAAATGGGACAGTCTCGATATCCTGGTTAACAATGCAGGGATGAACATCCGCAAACCGACAGTGGAGTATTCGGATAAGGAATATGATACTATCGTCAACACCAACCTCCGGTCAGCCTGGGATCTGTGCAGGAAGCTCCACCCCCTTCTGAAAAGATCACAGCAGGGTAATATTGTCAACATCAGCTCGGTCGCGGGACAGACCAGCGTCCGTACCGGAGTAGTTTACGGGATGACCAAATCGGCAATGATACACATGACGAAATACCTCGCGGCTGAATGGGCTCCGGACAATATCAGGGTAAATGCCGTTGCCCCCTGGTATATCAGCACCCCGCTCGCCGGGGCGGTTCTGGGCGACAATAAATACAAGGAAGAGGTACTATCCCGCACCCCCCTTAAAAAGATTGGCGACCCCGCCGACGTAGCCGCAGCTGTAGCTTTCCTTTGTATGCCGGCTGCTTCCTACATTACCGGGCAGACAATAAACGTTGACGGAGGGTTTACAATAAACGGATTCTGA